One Felis catus isolate Fca126 chromosome D1, F.catus_Fca126_mat1.0, whole genome shotgun sequence DNA segment encodes these proteins:
- the LOC101093712 gene encoding olfactory receptor 1444 yields MENGTEATEFILLGLTDDPHLQVPLLLVFLFIYLITLVGNGGMMAIIHADPHLHTPMYFFLSNLSFVDLGYSSAVAPKMVAALHSGSKVITYNGCAAQFFFFVGFATVECYLLASMAYDRHAAVCRPLHYSTTMTAGVCALLTVGSYVCGFLNASIHTANTFRLSFCGSHEVNHFFCDIPPLLTLSCSDTRISSLAVFCVVGFNVFFTLLVILISYFFIYIAIQRMRSVEGRKKAFSTCASHLTAVTIFYGTIIFMYLQPSSSESMDTDKIASVFYSVVIPMLNPLIYSLRNKEVKNALWKIRNQFCPPSLSVSRK; encoded by the coding sequence ATGGAGAATGGCACAGAAGCAACAGAGTTCATCCTCTTGGGATTAACAGACGACCCTCATCTTCAGGTCCCCCTCCTCCTGGTATTTTTATTCATCTACCTCATCACTCTGGTTGGGAATGGGGGGATGATGGCAATCATCCACGCAGACCCCCACCTCCACACTCcaatgtattttttcctcagtAACCTCTCCTTCGTAGACCTGGGTTACTCGTCAGCGGTAGCTCCTAAGATGGTGGCCGCACTGCATTCAGGGAGCAAAGTCATCACCTACAATGGATGTGCTGctcagttctttttctttgtgggtTTTGCCACTGTCGAGTGCTACCTCCTGGCCTCCATGGCCTACGACCGCCATGCAGCTGTGTGTAGGCCACTCCATTACTCCACCACCATGACGGCAGGTGTGTGTGCCCTCCTGACTGTTGGCTCCTATGTCTGTGGCTTCCTCAATGCCTCCATTCACACGGCAAACACCTTTAGACTCTCATTCTGTGGCTCTCACGAAGTAAATCATTTCTTCTGCGACATTCCGCCACTCTTAACTCTCTCGTGTTCTGACACTCGCATCAGCAGCTTGGCTGTCTTCTGTGTCGTGGGCTTCAACGTCTTCTTCACCCTCCTGGTCATCCTCATCTCTTACTTCTTCATATACATCGCCATTCAAAGGATGCGTTCTGTGGAAGGACGGAAGAAAGCCTTCTCTACCTGTGCCTCCCACCTCACTGCTGTCACCATCTTCTATGGAACCATCATCTTCATGTACTTACAGCCCAGCTCCAGCGAGTCAATGGACACGGACAAAATTGCTTCTGTGTTTTACTCGGTGGTGATTCCCATGCTGAACCCCTTGATCTACAGCCTTAggaacaaagaggtaaaaaatgcTCTCTGGAAAATACGCAACCAATTTTGTCCTCCGTCGTTGAGTGTGAGTAGGAAGTAG